The following proteins come from a genomic window of Ilumatobacter coccineus YM16-304:
- a CDS encoding crotonase/enoyl-CoA hydratase family protein → MKYSEILFDVADHIATITLNRPDRMNAFTGTMMREVIDAFDQTDADDDVRAVIVTGAGRAFCAGADLGAGGSTFAKGGSDVQTDIGVPRDGGGLTSLRIYNSKKPVIGAINGASVGVGVTMTLPMDIRLASEHAKFGFVFGRRGIVPEACSSWFLPRVVGISQAVEWCYSGRVFPAQEALDGGLVRSLHAADDLIPAARVIAADIAENSAPVSVALTRQLMWRMLGADHPMEAHKADSRGILERGRSADAKEGVESFLEKRAANYTNRVSDELPDLFPEWVDPEFS, encoded by the coding sequence ATGAAGTATTCCGAGATCTTGTTCGACGTCGCTGATCACATCGCGACCATCACGCTGAACCGACCCGACCGGATGAACGCATTCACCGGCACGATGATGCGCGAGGTGATCGACGCGTTCGATCAGACCGACGCCGACGACGACGTGCGTGCCGTGATCGTCACCGGAGCCGGCCGAGCCTTCTGCGCCGGCGCCGACCTCGGTGCGGGCGGTTCGACGTTCGCGAAGGGTGGCAGCGACGTGCAGACCGACATCGGCGTGCCTCGTGACGGCGGTGGACTCACGAGCCTGCGCATCTACAACTCGAAGAAGCCGGTGATCGGCGCCATCAACGGAGCGTCGGTGGGCGTCGGGGTCACGATGACGCTGCCGATGGACATCCGCCTCGCCAGCGAGCACGCGAAGTTCGGGTTCGTGTTCGGCCGACGCGGCATCGTGCCCGAAGCGTGTTCGTCGTGGTTCCTGCCGCGTGTGGTCGGCATCAGCCAGGCGGTCGAGTGGTGCTACTCCGGGCGCGTGTTCCCGGCGCAGGAGGCGCTCGACGGGGGACTGGTGCGCAGTCTCCACGCTGCCGACGACCTGATCCCGGCCGCTCGGGTGATCGCCGCCGACATCGCCGAGAACTCGGCTCCGGTCTCGGTCGCGTTGACCCGCCAACTGATGTGGCGGATGCTCGGTGCCGACCACCCGATGGAAGCGCACAAGGCCGACTCGCGGGGCATCCTCGAGCGTGGTCGAAGCGCGGATGCGAAGGAAGGCGTCGAGAGCTTCCTCGAGAAGCGCGCCGCCAACTACACCAACCGAGTGAGCGACGAACTGCCCGATCTCTTCCCGGAATGGGTCGACCCAGAATTCTCCTGA